GATGAGAAGATCAAGCTCTGGTTGTTTCTTTCTGGCCGTCACTCGTCAGTACCTGAAATGACCCAGCCCGCTGTAGCTAAATTAAGAGGTTGATTGTTGTTGATATTTGTTATTGCATGGAGTCTTAGACTGTCTACTTTGCTTATTTATTTGCTTGTTTCTACTGCTTATTCTGTTTTGCAGTTGTTTCAAGTGGTTTATGGGTGGCTCCAGGCAACTCGGAAGAGGTTGCAGCTGCACTATGTCAGGCCTTAAGAAATTCTTTGGAGAGGTATCATTATACCTGTTATAGTATGAATCTGTAATTTATAATTTGCTGTCTCATTGATGAATTTCCAATCTGACAATTTCTCTTGCACAGAGCACTAAGAGGGCTTTCCTATGCAAGATTTGGTGATGTATTTACAAAATACAACCCCCCTACAAGAAATCAAAACAGCTTTAGGTTCGTGACAAAGTTGCTATGCCTTTATCTATTCATTTTGTATTCTTTGTTAACTAGTTTCTTACAATCTTTGTTCAGCAACTTATGCAACATGTCTGTTAAAGTTCAAATGTCGTGCACTACAATAGATAGTGTATGGTATATTGGGATAGAGTGAAGTTGGTCATTATTCCTGTGTTTGAAGAAATGAAAAGGCCCCTGCCCATCTAGTGATACAAAACTTTGTTTAAACAATAACCGAATTGTCAACATAGGGTTTCAACTTAATAGATTCTTTTTTCTTTCTGCTATAGTGGTTTCGAAAATAGCCGCATCCCTTGTTTTTGCCAATCTGTATATGATGCCGAGAATGTAATGATAATATTCAGATACTTGTTGGCCATTTATCTTGTATACAAGCATTGGAGTGGGGCCTGCATGAATTCGTATCGtctgacatactccctccgtcccaaaataagtctcTCGAGATGACTTAGTAGGCTGACCTTTCTTGACTTCTAGTAATTGTATGATGAACCAGAAGTCCATATCAACTTGCGATAATGTCACAGGCTCGCAATCATTCCTCTTTGATCACGGGTGAAATAAGTAATGACAGTGTGACATGGAGGATACAGATGTGGCTGGCCATGTAGTTTCattgttttctgtttgttttccAAGGACAACTTCGCTTTTCTTGATTTCCGTTCCATTTAATTTTGTTATCATTGTGTTATAGGCGAGCACAACCTACAGTAGAATTTGTCTTTGCGGCCACTGAGGAAGCAATCTTTGTGCATGTTATTATATCTGCAAGGTCAGTTCTTATTATGTCCGTCATATCGTTGGCTTTCTTCAGTTTATTTAGTGCCAGTGGTCTTACTTTAAATGGTTTATTCTGTTAGATATATGCGGAACCTATCTAGTGATGATATAGAGAAAGTTCTCACACACACTCCCCGTTCTGTTGGTGAAGGTCTTCCAGGTACTGTTTCATTCACTAATTCTATCTTTACATATCTTGCTGTATTGACATCCTTAGAAAAATCTACCGTCTTATCTGCTGGAAAAAGATAATATATTTGTGCTATTCGCAATTCTGATCTGACATGATTTTCTTGTGGTAGGGGGACTTGGAAAAGTCCTTGGGGTATCTGATTTACAAATAGGGACTGCCCACTGTTTTATCGTACTTTTTAGTTCTTTATAAGGATTAAAGGATGACAAGTGAATCTCATTTAGAGTGGGGAGCCATTCAGTAATATGGTGTTTTTGAAATTTCATCTTTACAAATAGAACTTCACGAGGCGGTATGCTAGCTTATGgcatacattttgatttagttttccAATTGTTCAACTTTTATCGATGGTCCTTTTGTATCATACTGTTATTTAAAGGGATCCCTTATAGTTAAAAAACATGACTACATTGGTTAGTTTGACAGTTAGAACCTTCTAAGTAATCGCGCTGCTGGTCATAGTTCTGTTCTGTATTTGTCTTAGTCTGTGTGCTATGAGCCTATGACGCTGACAGAATGGGCAGAAGCACAGCCATATAGTGGTTTATATTCTTGGAGTCATCATCATGAATCAGGCTGAAATATAAAATAGTTCTCTAAATAGTTAAACTAACTTCACTGTGCATTCTATTTCTGTGACCAAGCTCATGATAACTTTGCTTTTGTCAGTTTCTTAATCGTTTATGTAAATTATGCTTGCCTTTTTTTGGGATGAAAGTTATGTTTTATATCATGCATATTCAAATTCATGGTCTGTTTAATTGAATGCTGCAGTTATTGTCGCTCCTAGTGGAATGCTGGGTAGGCTTGTTGGCTGTTGCCCAAGTGACCTCGCGAGACAAGTATATTCAAGGTATTTCAGAACTCAAAACTCAAATCGACTTATATGCTAAGCTTTTTTTGGCATTCTATGCCTGTTGATATGACCTCTCACTGATGAGTTAGACACTTAGACCTGCTTGCACCTATTGGGTGTTACCTCACCTGTCAGTGAGATCTTGTGTTTCTTTTAAGGATATTCATATGCAGAGCAGTTGATTATGACACTTAGTTCTCATGGTAACTTTCTGTAAACATTTCAGCAAATTATCGGCACCTAATCTACCAGGTTTCACTCAACCCACCATCTGCCAGCTGAGAGGTCAAAGTTACTATGTTGAAGTTGCCCTTGGCTTTCCACCTGCCTCAACTGGCAAAACTTCTGAATCGGAAAATAATCAGATTAAGAAGGAATTAGATTCAGTGAACGACCCTCATTTAGGTGCTGATGGGCAGCAAAAGTTAGAATCTGCCGATGGCCTTCCAGTTCTTGAAAGGACATTCATATACCCACCTGAGGCTGTTATGGTACCAATGGTCCATCAGGCATTTGTTCGATTTTCTAGTAAAAGGTAATAGTCTTGCTCTAATGATCTTGTTATATTTGGAGAGTGCATGGTTTAAATTATGTTGCCCGCAGAATGTGGTCACAGGACTGTAtgggtagttcaccatgtgaggcTTGGCCATTCTGGAACTTCTCTCCGTCTTCTTACTTCCGGAACAGGTCAGTCTGGCATACATTGTTTTTTTCTATCAATCAATGACTATCTGGAACAGCTCATAAGTCAAAATGTTGGAGACCAACTTCAAATGCTGTTATCTACAATGAACTCTGTAAAATGTTGAAAGAACAGCATTGAAACACTGTTTTGATGTTATCCTATATCTGTAGGAACTAAATAGTGGAATACAAGATCTAAAAAATAACAAGAAAatatttttcttaagaggaatacatgaaattctgatttttttttgatATGTTAGACATAGAAACACCCTCCTACTTTCGAGCTAGGTGTGGACATAGAACAAGGTAAATCTTGCCATTTTTCAGAACTTAGAAATTTAAATTGCTGAGCATGCGATTTCTTTAGAACTAGGATAAAATAATTGGAACATAAAGTATGTTGCCTACCACCTTGCTGTAAATTGTAATATCACGTACCCATGTTCCTTACAGTAACTCCTTTCTGGCTTACTCTCATTTGAGGGCCAGAACTTCTCTTGAACTGGAGAAAAACAGCACCAAGGACTGTTTCAGTTGATGCCTAACAGTGTCCTAGCATGCCAAATATTTTTGCCTAACAGGCTAGCTTGTGGCCAAGACAAGTGGAGCCATAACCTAGCTTACCATGACATAACTTATGTTCTTATGACGTCATTTTTGGCATGTCTAGCTGTGGTTATGAGATACTTTTCTAATTTGGCTAAGAAAAGTGTGGCACATTGTTGCAAATTTTGGCTTCCAACCAAACAGGCTGTAAGTGTTGTTTTAAAGGCACTTATTTTGTAATCAAGGCTCTGAAGTCTCAACTGCCACATTCCCGCACAAAAAAAGACCCTAGAAGAATTGGCAGCTAAGTTTATCCAAAAAATTAGAGTTACTGAGGCTCAGTTTGCGGTTGCTAAGCTGTGCTAAGCTGGACTAACTATTTGTTAAGGATCACCATCATCAACAAAGGTGCTTATTTTGTAATCAGGGTTACTGCTTCATTCCGACAAAATAAGAAGACCTAGAAGAATTGTCATCCACTTTTTTGAGGTTCTAACGCTCAGCTTGCGGTTGTTGAACTGTGTGCTAAGCTGGACCAACTCTTTGTTAAGGATTACCATCCACGCAGCACATCCGGAGTCTCTATGCAAAAGAACACGTTTTGTTGCCATGGTTCATTGTACCCAAAAGTTACTTGCAAGAATTACATAGATTCAATCGTGCACATGGATCACAATCTCTGGGTGCAACTAAAGAGTTGATCTGATTATTACATGACATTTTTTCAGTACTTCTTTTAATACATCAtgattgcaaatttgttttgtCTGATTTCTCCTGCATTAATTGTTTTGTTCTGTTAGCAGCTCTTTCTTTGGATCTTCACGTGGACTTGGTGTGAACTCTAATTTTCTAAGACTAAGAAGACAAAGGAATAGCAACTCCAATGGCATGGCTAGTAGTATCAGTAGTGTCAGTAGCACTTCTAATGGAAGTGAGCATGCAGTTGCTGCTAAAGGTGGTGATCTTTTAGCAGATGCTGACTCTGCAGCATGCCGTCAGTCTGATCTGCCATTGAACAATGACATTGCTGGTAGCAAGGTGGTACTGTGTTGTTTTCCTCTTAATTTACAAACTCGTTACATATTGAAATAGTTTTTTTTTCTCAAGAATTGCATTTTAATATATGTTTGTTTGTACAACACTAATTTTTTCCTCTTCTCAGTAGCTGCTAACTTGTAGTGGTAGTACCATGCTTTGCTACATCATTCTTGTGATTAACAGAAGACTGTTATGCCACTATTGACATACGAACATGCTTATCGACTTATTTCTAGTTAGTTATACGCGTGAAATATGAGTCAATTTTTGTGTAAATGAATGATGCTGTAAGTAAAACAATGATCAGCTATGAGTAGTTGCATCCTTTTTTCCTACAGAAAACTAAGTATGTATACTACTGCATAAAATATTTTGTCATCTTCACTCCTCAGTGAGGCTTACACGTGAAATAGAGGCTACGGGAATATGACTTGCTGAACAAATATGTGCATAGTTTATCTTTGGAAGTGCATAACACGCTACGTAGCAAATAATCTAAGCATTGATGGTGATAAAATGGAGCAACATCTTGATAGAAACTGATAATTGAATGCTGGCAGAAATTTCATTACATGGAAGAACACATGCTATACAGTTCATGCCATCTTGTGCATATAATTATTTGCGTAAAACTATCACAACATTAAATTTCATTGCATAGAAGTTTAATTTGTGAGCATATACCAATCTGTTGATGCTAAAATACCACAAAACCAAAATTTCTTGCCACATTACATGCATGAAGTTCTATTCTGGTGAATAATCTCCATATATGCATGTTACACTGTTTGTGTTATTAACTCATTTTGCTATGTTAATGCTTGATAGCATTACCGCACAATCACACTATTGTGTACAATTCTACGTCAACCTTGTGCTGAAGAAGTCTTGACGTTTTGTATTCGTTCAATTAGGTATCCAAGCGCTCTCGTTCTGAAATAACGGAAGTTTCTTCTCATGCTGGCAAAGAAGTTAGGGaaaacatgcaaggtacaaatggTCAGGGGGGATGTTCTTGGGGCTGGGGTGAAGAGGGGGTTGTGATGGACATTGATATACTTCTCTCAGAGTTTGGAGATTTTAGTGACTTCTTTCAAGAGGATGAGTTAGATTTTGGTGAGGTAGGTACCCTATCATCCTCATAGTAGTTATTTGTACATGAAGCAAGGTTACAACATTTAGAGAGACTATGCTTGGTCTTGTATGAGAAGCTCTGTGataatgatgaactcattatgcataTGACAGCAATAATATGACTGTTCGGAATCTGTAGTACTTTTGAAATATTTAATTCCGTTAAATACATCACTAGTTGTATTCTGCAACTTAATATATTGTATTGACTTCGTTGCATTTCATGCTCCTGCAATGCTGTGCATTTTTTAACAAAAGGTTGCTATTGTTGCCGCTGCTTGTTTAAGTTTCTAGATTGTAGCCAATAACTTCACTTCTGCTTTCTCGAGCTTTTAGACTGTAATCAAGGGTCATTTATTGACTTACTTACATATTTCATGAGTTGAAACATGTTGCTTTTGATATCACCAAAAGCTTGTGAAAGAATTTTCTCCTACTGTGCAACTTGTTCCTTTTAACCTTCTACCCTGTCTACTAGCCATGAAATGTGGAATTCTCTGCTTGTTGGATCTAAACAATGAGCACAATGCCAAACCCTTCTTTAAGTGTAAATAACATACTACCTTTTCTGGACATGCAAGTAGAAAACtgtatgaagatgatatttgtgttttaggatcacttctttcTGACTTACCCGCTATCTATAATCCTGATGTTCCATTTTATGTAGCCTCCAGGTACTGCTGAATCACATGCTTTAGTAACCCCTGCTTCGGAATATGGAGACATGCCATTCATAGATAGTCCATCCGTAGCTATGGATATACCTGAACAAAGACTTTCTCCTGTTGGTTTCACATCTATGGAGGCATTTAACCACCAAACGATGTCACCTATTCAGGATGTTGCTTCTAAAGTTCAGGAGCCTCTCAAAGAAATTGCATCACCTGCAGGGTCCCAGTCCTTAGTATTATCATCTAGTAGATCTGATTTTCTCACCAGAGCTGAAGCTACACTCACGTTTGCACCAGAATATGCAGCTGTTGAAATTTCCAGTTGCGAGACGCCGGCAGCACTGTTTACAAATCCCTACTTGCCCCGATCGAAAAAAAGAGGGAGTTGCGGTTTTAGCTCAAGAGTTTATTCATATGATGTCACACAAAGTTCTAAAGTTGAGTCTGCAAGAGACAAGTCTGAGAAGTCTGATAAACTAACGCCAGCTAATCTTTCACGTGATGTTGGTCGATCGAGCTTATACACACTTGTGCAAGGTAGGAAAAATGAGAGTGAAAAGAGCTTAAACAATGCAGACGAACAATCATGCAAGGGAGAAACATCAAGGCCTGTTTCTGGTGAAACTTCATTTAGCTCTTCTCTGACTATGCAAAAGAAGAGTGATAACATGCTTAATGTTGGGTATTTCCTCCTATCTATGAAGACCGCGCTTGCAACTGAAATTGAATGTATCACATTTCAGGCTGCCATGTGCAGAATAAGGCATACACTAGTGTCTCTGAGAACCAAAGCATCTGCTGAGTTAAAAAGTGCTATGCAGACAGAGAGCAGTAGTAACTCGGATCTTGTCCCCAAATATGACATGAAAAGGAAAGAAAGTATACCAGCTAGGCTGTCTAGTGATGCTGACCATGAAATGTATGATAGGTCCCGATTGGAAAACGTGGGAGTTTGGAGGTCTGTCGTGGTACCTAAAGGGGCAAAACCCCTTGATTCTTTGTCCGCTAAAACATTTTCTGGCACAAGCCCATCTGTACAAAGACAACCTATTGTGGAACTCCTCAGTGCCATGGCTCTGCTAGTTCAGCAATCTACTTCATTTGTTGATATCGCACTTGATATGGATGATGGGGATGGTTCTTTTTTCTGGCTCTCCTTGGATGAGCAGAGGAGACGCGGATTTTCTTGTGATCCTTCTATGGTTCATGCTGGCTGTGGTGGACTATTAGGAACATGTCATTCCAAGGATTGCGCTGGTGTTGATTTAGTTGATCCACTTTCTGCAGAGGTAAAAATCTGGTGCTCTGTTTTTCTTGCCATTTCTActtatccatgcatcatgtctccATGTCCCTTTCTGGATACAGGTTTCAGAGTCATCCATGATTGGCTTGTTGCAGTCGGATATAAAATCAGCTCTTAAAACAGCGTTTGCAAACATGGATGGCCCATTATCAGTAATTGATTGGTGCAGGGGTCGAAGTAATATAGCAGAATCTGTTGCCATGGGAGATGCATACTCTTTCCATTATACTGGTGATATTCGAGAGTCTTCAAATTCTATACCCATTGGTGGAGATGCAATGAGCCCACCCCAGTCTAGCAGTGATCGAGGTATTCCTGCTGCCATATCTCTCAACTTGTCTTCAACTTCTTTATTATGTTACAAGCATAGTTTTGCCAGAAGGAGCAAGCCATGATTCATCTAGAGGAGACTGAATATCAATGCAGGCACTTCAGAGGAGCATCATAAGGGATATCACCGTGTTAGACCAACCATCGCCGTCCTCCCTTCGCCATCTCTTCTTGTTGGGTAGCAGACTTGTTTCCCTGAAAATATTtattaaatgaactaacatttaaTTGTCTGCACGCGTTACTGATGCAAGTACTAAAATTGCAGTTATCAGGATGATTGGTTAAAGACCTCTGCTAGTTGCCTCAAGTTGTGGGAGAAGGCTCCTTTGGAACCTTATGCTTCGGCCAAGCCTGTAAGTTGGCACTGTGGTGGCTTATAGCCAACTTATTTTTATTACCTTTTGATATATCCACTGCCTGAGAGCATATTTGTAGTGTCGTTCTAGATCCATAATAGAATCCGTAAATATTTTTGTAATGTAAGTATTCCATATTATGAGGTCAAactgttgccttgtgaccatgaggtcacggatTCGAGTTCTGGTAACAGCCTCTTGGCGAAAtatagggaaaggctgcgtacaatagatcCAAAGTggccggaccctgcgcaagcggcaGCTACGTGCACCAGTCTGCCCTTTAAGTATTCCATATCAGGAAATAGCACAACACAACACACCTGCAAAATGGCCCTAAGTTCTGTAGTCATTCTTGAATCTAGATTACTACATGTTTCTTTGTTTTGGTTACTCTGGAAAGAGTTTTACAGTTTTGGGATTCATAAATTTCTCATTTGTCCGCTCTTTCAGGTTACTTACTATGCACTGTGCCCCGATATTGATATGCTTACTTCTGCAGCCACTGATTTTTTCATGCAGCTTGGAACAAGTAAGTGTCTATAACAATGCTTCTTCTCTATAGCTAGCAATGATCAGTGCTAATTAGCGGTAATTAATGTTGATCAGTAAGGTAGGACTCAAATTCATAAACTTAAAATCTTGATAGCTATTGATTATTTTCTACACTTGTGCCTGCAAAGTGTCTATGAATCCAATGAACATCATTGGTTCACTGTGTTGGCTGTATGACAATGAGACATGTATAGAGTTTTAGGCCTAATGCCACCTTTCCTACCTTTGTATTTACTATTTGTGCAAGCTATATGTTTCATTCAGAGGCAATATTTACAGCCAGTCATTATGCTTTTAAGATAACACTTGAACAAATTATATGGCttcatggatgcaatataattgaTTTTGCTCTATTTGATCACAACATTGTAATAGATATAAACATCCAAAATAATATAACAATGTTTTGTCATTACTGGGGTGACTTGTCAATTAGTCATAGTTTAGCAATCTCATAATCTCCATATAATTATTCTAATTCATTGTGTTTCAAAGTTTGTTCTTTACTTTTATCTATTTTGCATTCTTACAGTTTATGAAGTTTGCAAACTGGGTACTCATTCGCCACAACACAGTGGGGGGCAAATAGAACAATCTCCTGGAAAATACCAGCCTTCAGGACTTGTTCTCGTTGAGTGCCCTGATCAATTGAAGTCTAGTGGCAGCCACTCAGTTTCTATCAGTTCAGTAACTGAATACTTTCAGGCTCTTTCAAAAAGTTGGAGTGTGAAAAGTTTTTTATCATCTCTGGCAAGGATAATCAAGGAGATAAAGCTTAATTTGAACATTTCAACAAATCAGAAAGAGAGCAGTAACATACCTTGCACTGTAAGGCCTTttaccttttcttccttctccacTTCTTTGATCCAAGGGACTTACAAAACAATAGCCGCATATCTCACTTCTTGTATTGTTCTGTGATGATACTCTGCATGGTTTATAGTCATGTATTCTTCTCATTATTTGCTCTTCTCTGATCAGTAtttatttttcctcttcttttttatgaGCGCAGAGAAGCCCACTGAAATAAATATTTTAATACATACTTGTACAAAAGGAATTGGCAAACGAGAAATACATATTAGTAGTCAACTTATTGTAGGATGTTTATTTAATCAGATATGATAATTTACTTATCATTGTTGTTTTGTACTACCTCTGTAACTTTTTGTAAGACGACAGtgtcaaaaacgtcttatattaagttacaTAGGCAGTATATGATTTGTTACTTTGTAGACATGTTGCTTCTGTCATTCCCATTCTGTCCAAATACAACTTTCCTATTTTCTTGATCCAACTGAGGCTCTTGTCATGGTATATACCATTATTTGTTTCCTCTTATGACAACTTTTGTAGGACGCCATTATTTTTCTGCACTTGTTACTAATAAATGCCACCATTGCAGTACACTTCACATATATACGTCACCAATTCTTTtggagatactccctccgttcctaaatataagtctttttagagatttcactatggactattccctccgttccaaaatagatgacccaactttgtactaactttgtactaaagttagtataaagttgagtcatctattttagaacggagggagtacatacggagtaaaatgggtgaatctacactctaaaatatgtctatatacatccgtatgtagtttgtagtggaatctctaagacttgtatttaggaacggagggagtatatattaactCAATTTTTAAGTTTTTGGATGCAGAAATGATCCAATCGTTCATTTCTATTCACTTGTATTTACAAAAAAAAGATCACATGCTCGGGACTTCTAATCATTCAGTTATATGCATGATGGCCTCTAGGTGGATgaattgatatttctttcatgctTTGCCTGGAGCAGTGCTGTGCCACAAAAAAAAACTTTGAGTTGGTATTTCCCCCCAAATCACAATGCTAATCTATTTTAACACCCATGGTCCATTATGTATGCAGGTAGTTTATGTGGTCTGCCCATTTCCTGAACCATCTGCAGTCCTACAGACACTGGTAGAAAGTTCTGTTGCCCTTgggtctatcttatcatcagagaGAGAAAGGAAATCATTCCTATATGCTCAGGTCGCCAAAGCTCTAAACAGCAGTGCTTCTGCTGATGAAGCATCAGCATCCAATGTTGTAATGCTCTCTGGGTTCAGTATACCGAAGCTTGTCTTGCAGATTGTTACTGTTGAAACTTTACTGAGACTCCATAAACCAAATGAGCTTGCTGCCTTCAAGGACATAGCTTTCACTGTGTACAATAAGGCTCGACGGATCCCACGGTTTGTTTCTACGAGTGACATGTTCCAGTCACCTACTTATATGAGTAGGTCTCAGTCGGCGATGATGCATACTGCATCTCCTGGTCCTACCCTTTGGAAAGAATGTCTAGCTCCTCGGATGTCTGGACAAACTCTCTCTAGAGAAACAGAGTTTGATGCATCCATGAGGTCAGTATCATGGGACAACTCATGGCAACCTGGCCGTGCTGTAGGATTGCCTGATCCAAGCAAAATCCCAGAATTATGCGCTCAAGATGACAGGAAGTATGCCTTTGAGCCTCTTTTCATTCTGGCAGAGCCTGGGGCTGTTGATTACAATGATACAATGGAATCTTCAAGATTTGGAGTTGATGCAAGTAGCAGCAGGGTTTACAGCTCAATTTCAGGTGGCACTGATAGTGGAGCAAGCCCGCTACTTGAAGGGTCTGAGAATGACAGTGCTATGAGTCTTCATTGCTGTTATGGCTGGACTGAGGACTGGCGATGGTTAGTATGCATCTGGACAGATTCTAGAGGAGAGTTATTAGACAGCTTAATATTTCCTTTTGGTGGTATTAGTAGCCGCCAAGACACTACAGTTCTCCAAAGCCTATTCATTCAAATTCTGCAGCAGGGTTGTCAAATAATGTCGTCTTCACCAGAGGCTAGCAATATGAGATCAAGAGATGTAGTAATAACCCGTATTGGAGGTTTCCTTGAACTTGAAATCCAGGGTACTAATCAATTTGATCATTAACTCTGTATTTTTCACTTGATAGGCCATATCTATGTGTTTGTAATGTCAATGAATTGTTTATGCAGAATGGCAAAAGGCAATATACTCTTTTGGTGGCAACGAGGTAAAGAAGTGGCCTGTGCAGCTACGGCGATCTATACCTGATGGTATTCCGTCAAATTCTAATGGACCAACACTCGAGCAACAAGATATGGGCTTAATCCAGGACAGAAACATGCCTTCCTCACCAAGTACGTTATACAGCCCCCATCCAAAATCTAGCTTCACGAAAGGTCAGCCAGGCAACAAAAAGCAGATCCTAGCGGAACAAACTGGAATCGAAGGTTCAAGGGGTTCACTGCACTTAGTTCGTAGCATCAGTTTGGTTGCAGTTTCGCAAGATAGCTCACTGCATCTTGCATGCCAAGCGGATCTGCTGGCGACAAGGCCTACTTCTGGTAAGTACTGTCTGTCTGTGTATGTTACTGCATGTTATTATTATCTCCACCTACAAGTGAGTACTTTATTTAATGTGGGGATTTATAAAGTAAATGATCATCACTAAAGGATACAAATACATTCATGATTATCTGTTTTGAATCTTGATCGGGCTAAGTGTCATTACTAATGTGGGGATTTATATGATTATTTGTCAAGTAAAGGATCATGCTTTTAAGGAAATCCATCCATAGTTAAGGACAGTGTCATTACTATTTACTAATGTTCCTTTCCCGTCTCTTACAGGTGAAGGGAATCAAAGCAGCAGCACTGGGGCATCTAGTTACTTAGACGGGTTTGCCCCAGTCAAATCCATAGGGTCAATGTCTGCATCGTATCTTCTGGTTCCATCACCAAGTATGCGATATCTTTCCCCTGCAACACTACAGCTTCCAACTTGCCTTACATCGGAATCCCCACCACTTGCCCACCTATTGCACAGCAAAGGGACAGCAACTCCCTTGGCAATGGGTTATGTCGTCTCCAAAGCTGTCCCA
This window of the Triticum aestivum cultivar Chinese Spring chromosome 5D, IWGSC CS RefSeq v2.1, whole genome shotgun sequence genome carries:
- the LOC123123908 gene encoding mediator of RNA polymerase II transcription subunit 13 isoform X3, coding for MWTNIFKIGELQTVSWFQFLPVEPDYSATSDRSSKAEQKDALNSTVLSAYLRLQNEGFLSTWTNSFVGPWDPSQGEHNPDEKIKLWLFLSGRHSSVPEMTQPAVAKLRVVSSGLWVAPGNSEEVAAALCQALRNSLERALRGLSYARFGDVFTKYNPPTRNQNSFRRAQPTVEFVFAATEEAIFVHVIISARYMRNLSSDDIEKVLTHTPRSVGEGLPVIVAPSGMLGRLVGCCPSDLARQVYSSKLSAPNLPGFTQPTICQLRGQSYYVEVALGFPPASTGKTSESENNQIKKELDSVNDPHLGADGQQKLESADGLPVLERTFIYPPEAVMVPMVHQAFVRFSSKRMWSQDCMGSSPCEAWPFWNFSPSSYFRNSSSFFGSSRGLGVNSNFLRLRRQRNSNSNGMASSISSVSSTSNGSEHAVAAKGGDLLADADSAACRQSDLPLNNDIAGSKVSKRSRSEITEVSSHAGKEVRENMQGTNGQGGCSWGWGEEGVVMDIDILLSEFGDFSDFFQEDELDFGEPPGTAESHALVTPASEYGDMPFIDSPSVAMDIPEQRLSPVGFTSMEAFNHQTMSPIQDVASKVQEPLKEIASPAGSQSLVLSSSRSDFLTRAEATLTFAPEYAAVEISSCETPAALFTNPYLPRSKKRGSCGFSSRVYSYDVTQSSKVESARDKSEKSDKLTPANLSRDVGRSSLYTLVQGRKNESEKSLNNADEQSCKGETSRPVSGETSFSSSLTMQKKSDNMLNVGYFLLSMKTALATEIECITFQAAMCRIRHTLVSLRTKASAELKSAMQTESSSNSDLVPKYDMKRKESIPARLSSDADHEMYDRSRLENVGVWRSVVVPKGAKPLDSLSAKTFSGTSPSVQRQPIVELLSAMALLVQQSTSFVDIALDMDDGDGSFFWLSLDEQRRRGFSCDPSMVHAGCGGLLGTCHSKDCAGVDLVDPLSAEVSESSMIGLLQSDIKSALKTAFANMDGPLSVIDWCRGRSNIAESVAMGDAYSFHYTGDIRESSNSIPIGGDAMSPPQSSSDRGTSEEHHKGYHRVRPTIAVLPSPSLLVGYQDDWLKTSASCLKLWEKAPLEPYASAKPVTYYALCPDIDMLTSAATDFFMQLGTIYEVCKLGTHSPQHSGGQIEQSPGKYQPSGLVLVECPDQLKSSGSHSVSISSVTEYFQALSKSWSVKSFLSSLARIIKEIKLNLNISTNQKESSNIPCTVVYVVCPFPEPSAVLQTLVESSVALGSILSSERERKSFLYAQVAKALNSSASADEASASNVVMLSGFSIPKLVLQIVTVETLLRLHKPNELAAFKDIAFTVYNKARRIPRFVSTSDMFQSPTYMSRSQSAMMHTASPGPTLWKECLAPRMSGQTLSRETEFDASMRSVSWDNSWQPGRAVGLPDPSKIPELCAQDDRKYAFEPLFILAEPGAVDYNDTMESSRFGVDASSSRVYSSISGGTDSGASPLLEGSENDSAMSLHCCYGWTEDWRWLVCIWTDSRGELLDSLIFPFGGISSRQDTTVLQSLFIQILQQGCQIMSSSPEASNMRSRDVVITRIGGFLELEIQEWQKAIYSFGGNEVKKWPVQLRRSIPDGIPSNSNGPTLEQQDMGLIQDRNMPSSPSTLYSPHPKSSFTKGQPGNKKQILAEQTGIEGSRGSLHLVRSISLVAVSQDSSLHLACQADLLATRPTSGEGNQSSSTGASSYLDGFAPVKSIGSMSASYLLVPSPSMRYLSPATLQLPTCLTSESPPLAHLLHSKGTATPLAMGYVVSKAVPPVRKQPTKEDSRHSVLSVSIVDYYGGTVQDKMSRGSKQAARHETSARDYVTDMHNVLEAVAAELHALSWMTVSPVYMERRSALPFHCDMVLRLRRLLHYADRHLSQPTDKGDVS